GCCGTATCGTCGAGGCGGATGTGGAGCGAGCGCTGGCGGAGCGGATGGCCCAATTCCCGCCTCGCAAGGTCCTGCGCAGGATCTCGTACGACGGCATGCGCCGGACGATCGGAGAGCGGTTGGGGCATAGCCACACCACCGCGGTGCCCGTGACGCTGACCACCGAGGCGGACGTGACGGAACTGCTCGCCCTGCGTGTCCGTCTCAACGAGGGTGTGCCCAAGCGGGACGAGATTTCCGTCACTGCCCTTATAGTGAAGGCGGCGGCCCAGACCCTCAAGCGGTACCCGCGGCTGAACTCCTCCCTCGAGGGCGACGAGATCGTGGAATGGGGGGAGATTCATGTGGGCGTGGCAGTCGCCCTCGAGGACGGACTGCTGGTGCCCGTGGTGCGGGATGCGGACCAGAAGACCGTGGGGCAGATCAACGCCGAGATCCGCGAGCTTGCCCGCAAGGCGGAGAAGGGCACCCTGGGTCCGGACGAGGTGTCCGGTTCCACCTTCACCGTGACCAACCTGGGCATGTACGGGGTGGATGCCTTCACGCCGGTCATCAATCCCCCGGAAGCGGCCATCCTGGGGGTGGGGCGTACTGTATCGCGTCCCGAACTGAGGGACGGGCAACTGGTGCTCCGGCAGGTGACAACGCTCAGCCTCACCTTCGATCACCGCCTGGTCGACGGAGCGCCGGCCGCCCAGTTCCTGTCTTCGCTGCGGGAGTCCCTGGAGAGGCCCTACGGGCTGGTGCGCTGAGCGGTGCTCGTGCGCCTGCTACCCCGTGGCTGTGGCGAAGGGGTGCGGAGGTGTGGCAATGGAACCGAACAAGCTCATGGGGGACTTTACGGCTGGTCTGGGGAGGGTCGGGGACGAATTTCCCGAACTCGGCCAGGCCTTTGTAAACCTGACCAGCGCCGCCCTGGTAGAGGGGGAGCTCAGCGCCCGGGTGAAGGAACTGATTGCGGTGGCGCTGGGGGTCTTCGCCGGGTGCGAGTACTGCATTGCCTACCACGTCCACAAGGCAGTGGAAGAGGGCGCCACGCGGGAGGAGATCCTGGAAGCGGCGGCGGTTGCAGTTGCCTTCGGGGGGACACCAGCCATGGCCAAGGTGGCGACGGCCCTCCTCGCCTGCCTGGACGAGGTGGCCGGCTGAGACGAGGCCTGGCCCTGCTGGGAATGAAGGAGTGGCCGGGCGCGCGGAGGTGACCCCAGGTGGAGATTTCCGGGTTCCACCTGCCGGATGACCTGTACTACAGCAGGGACCATGCCTGGGTGAGGGTGGAGGGTAAATCGTTACGGGTGGGTGTGACCGACTTCTTCCAGAAGATGGCGGGGAAGATCACCTTCATCAGGGTACCCCGCGTCGGAAAGGTCCTTGCCCGGGATGCCACCCTCGCCACGGTGCAGTCCGGCAAGTGGACGGGCAGGATTCCGGTACCGGCTGAGGGGACGGTGGTAGAGTCCAACCTGGAACTGGTGGGCAGGCCGGCCCTCATCAACGAGGACCCGTACGGGGCCGGGTGGATCGCCGTCCTCGCACCCACCGACGCGGGCGCCGCCCTCGCCGGCCTCATGCGGGGTGAGGAAGTACGCTCCTGGTTGGAGGAGGAGATCCGGCGTCATGGCCCGGCGCGCGAGGGGTAAGGTGGCGCCGGCGTGGTGGTGCGAAATGGGCATCCCCGCCTGCGACGACGAACTTGAGCTTGCCCTGTACACGGAGGATGTTGGCGCTGTACCCTCGTTCCTGAAACGGCTGGCCCGCCTGCGGGTGCCAGAGGCGGTTTTCCGGCCCCGCACCACCGCGGAGGCGGCAGAACTTGTGCGCGCCTGCGCGAGGGAGGGGCTGCCCCTTACGCCACGGGGAGGAGCCTCCGGTGGCTTCGGGAGTGTCCTACCCGTGCGGGGCGCCGTTGTGGACACCTGCGGGCTCAGGCAGGGACCCGAGTTGGACGCACGCCGACGGCTGGTGAGGGCCGGGGCAGGGTGGACGTTTGCCGAACTGGATCACTGGCTCGCCAGACGCGGCTACGCCCTGCCTTGCTACCCCAGCAGCGCCCCTGCTGCCACCCTGGGGGGCTGGCTGGCGGGCGGTGGCTACGGGGTGGGTACGCTGCGCTCGGGTCCCTTTGTTGCTCAGGTTTCTGAGGCGGAGGTGGTGCTCCCGGACGGCCGCGTAGAGGTGTCCCGTGCCGTGCCGTCGCCGGGTGAGCCGGGAGAGGGCGGGCCGCTGCTCTCCTGGCTCACCGGCAGCGAGGGGACTTTGGGCCTGGTGACCTCGCTCACGGTGCGCGTGGACCCCATGGGGGAGCGCAGGGCAATTCTGTTGGGCGCTCCCGAGGGGGACGACGGCGTGGCGACGGCCCGGCTTCTTGAGGCTTTGGGCAACAGCGATAGGCAGCCCTTTTGCGTCCACTTCGCCGGCACGGCCTTCAACCGGCTGGTGGCGCAGGTGGACGGCCAGCGCAGGCAGGGAGGGTGGCCTGGCGAGCCCCGGGGAACAGTGGAGGTGTGGTTGCACGGGCCCGGGGCGGAAGTGCAGGCAGCTGAGGAGGTGGTTCGGGAAGTGAGTCTCCGTGAGCGCTGGGTTGACCTGGGGG
This genomic stretch from Bacillota bacterium harbors:
- a CDS encoding dihydrolipoamide acetyltransferase family protein, whose protein sequence is RIVEADVERALAERMAQFPPRKVLRRISYDGMRRTIGERLGHSHTTAVPVTLTTEADVTELLALRVRLNEGVPKRDEISVTALIVKAAAQTLKRYPRLNSSLEGDEIVEWGEIHVGVAVALEDGLLVPVVRDADQKTVGQINAEIRELARKAEKGTLGPDEVSGSTFTVTNLGMYGVDAFTPVINPPEAAILGVGRTVSRPELRDGQLVLRQVTTLSLTFDHRLVDGAPAAQFLSSLRESLERPYGLVR
- a CDS encoding carboxymuconolactone decarboxylase family protein gives rise to the protein MEPNKLMGDFTAGLGRVGDEFPELGQAFVNLTSAALVEGELSARVKELIAVALGVFAGCEYCIAYHVHKAVEEGATREEILEAAAVAVAFGGTPAMAKVATALLACLDEVAG
- a CDS encoding glycine cleavage system protein H: MEISGFHLPDDLYYSRDHAWVRVEGKSLRVGVTDFFQKMAGKITFIRVPRVGKVLARDATLATVQSGKWTGRIPVPAEGTVVESNLELVGRPALINEDPYGAGWIAVLAPTDAGAALAGLMRGEEVRSWLEEEIRRHGPAREG
- a CDS encoding FAD-binding oxidoreductase, which gives rise to MARRARGKVAPAWWCEMGIPACDDELELALYTEDVGAVPSFLKRLARLRVPEAVFRPRTTAEAAELVRACAREGLPLTPRGGASGGFGSVLPVRGAVVDTCGLRQGPELDARRRLVRAGAGWTFAELDHWLARRGYALPCYPSSAPAATLGGWLAGGGYGVGTLRSGPFVAQVSEAEVVLPDGRVEVSRAVPSPGEPGEGGPLLSWLTGSEGTLGLVTSLTVRVDPMGERRAILLGAPEGDDGVATARLLEALGNSDRQPFCVHFAGTAFNRLVAQVDGQRRQGGWPGEPRGTVEVWLHGPGAEVQAAEEVVREVSLRERWVDLGAAAAEAAWQDRFRALHIRRSGPSLVGADLLLPARCLGDFLRACQCL